Proteins from a genomic interval of Lactococcus protaetiae:
- a CDS encoding WxL domain-containing protein, translated as MSKSAVKYISLATLGLLAASIAPQIASAATTQVYNSQGEVTFTPGTDTTGPVDPQDPTVPVNPTEPDGVNPGGPTMPDSGLTIVYASSFDFGSHPVSNKAEVYNAAAQKLDDDTTRTNYVQVADNRGTFSGWNLKVQMTDFTTSDAGLVANGHGTLTGATVTLGDAEIQGAGTANPADISAASTVLTPGVQSDTILGATAGHGSGNSLLDFGGKDGATKDTAVTLAVPAGVAGAAKYTADLTWTLDDTPAN; from the coding sequence ATGTCTAAATCAGCAGTAAAATATATTTCATTAGCCACACTTGGACTTTTGGCAGCTTCTATTGCGCCACAAATTGCTAGTGCTGCAACAACACAAGTCTACAATTCACAAGGTGAAGTCACATTCACACCTGGTACTGATACAACAGGACCAGTTGACCCACAAGACCCAACTGTTCCTGTAAATCCTACAGAACCAGATGGTGTTAACCCTGGAGGGCCAACAATGCCAGATAGCGGTTTGACGATTGTTTATGCCTCAAGCTTTGATTTTGGTAGTCATCCAGTAAGCAATAAAGCAGAAGTTTATAACGCAGCAGCACAAAAATTGGATGATGATACCACACGTACAAACTATGTTCAAGTAGCGGATAACCGTGGGACCTTCTCTGGATGGAACTTAAAAGTTCAAATGACTGACTTCACTACTTCAGATGCAGGACTTGTTGCTAATGGTCATGGAACACTTACAGGCGCAACAGTTACACTTGGAGATGCAGAAATTCAAGGTGCTGGTACAGCAAATCCAGCTGATATTTCAGCAGCGTCAACAGTATTGACACCAGGTGTTCAATCAGACACAATCCTTGGAGCAACAGCAGGACATGGTTCAGGTAACAGCTTGCTTGACTTTGGTGGCAAAGATGGTGCAACCAAAGATACAGCCGTAACACTCGCAGTTCCTGCAGGTGTAGCGGGTGCAGCTAAATATACAGCAGACCTTACATGGACCCTTGATGACACACCTGCTAACTAA
- a CDS encoding WxL domain-containing protein — MKKITLLSVPLILISLGLAHKAYAATTQTYDSQGIVGFSTGSGVQPPVDPNTPDPTLPVDPQNPDGSKPTPGGDGPLTIDFASSFDFGTHDISNEDQTYLAKAQKYFNSDTLTPNYVQVTDRRGTFSGWALKVVETSQFTQVATGPQKYKTLNGSAISLRNPVPASTNGTSAPKAQEVLRLIPGVETQVALATSGEGAGTWVIRWGSQTSITKDGLTPDVTLFVPGTTPKDAAAYTTTLNWILSDLPTNTPT; from the coding sequence GTGAAAAAAATAACATTGTTAAGCGTGCCTCTCATCCTGATTTCATTGGGTTTAGCTCATAAAGCTTACGCCGCCACAACTCAGACCTATGATTCACAAGGAATTGTTGGATTTAGTACAGGAAGTGGGGTTCAACCTCCTGTAGATCCTAATACACCTGATCCTACACTTCCTGTAGATCCACAGAATCCAGACGGTTCAAAACCTACTCCTGGCGGTGATGGCCCACTTACAATCGATTTTGCATCAAGCTTTGATTTTGGAACTCACGATATCTCAAATGAAGACCAAACTTACCTTGCGAAAGCTCAAAAGTATTTTAATTCAGATACTTTAACGCCCAATTACGTCCAAGTAACAGATAGACGTGGCACATTTTCGGGTTGGGCTTTAAAAGTTGTAGAAACTTCTCAATTTACGCAAGTTGCTACAGGTCCTCAGAAATATAAAACGCTTAACGGCTCTGCGATTTCTTTGAGAAATCCAGTTCCAGCATCTACAAATGGAACATCTGCTCCCAAAGCTCAAGAAGTACTCCGCTTAATTCCAGGTGTAGAAACGCAAGTCGCACTTGCTACATCTGGTGAAGGTGCAGGGACTTGGGTGATTCGTTGGGGAAGTCAAACCAGTATTACGAAGGATGGACTCACTCCAGATGTAACACTATTTGTCCCCGGTACGACACCAAAAGATGCAGCAGCTTATACAACAACACTAAATTGGATTTTATCTGATTTACCAACTAATACTCCCACTTAA
- a CDS encoding WxL domain-containing protein yields MNKMLLKSASVLTTCLVVGPMIAGTVSAASTGGDYTSNGYVNFEEGDNTGISPVDPLNPTVPVGPTNPDGTDPAPGTGGALSIDFASSLSFGTQKISSNDATYYAHAQWISKDKDGNDVDITRPNYVQVTDTRGTWDGWTLTVAESDQFQNSDGDKLTGAELSFSKGYTDGTTAATPGYVNTDSFTVGTAATKILGAGTNQGMGTWVYGLGGNADYQENGGPHLDNDAVSTASPITLKVIAGTNKATAYTTQLNWSLTNAPGN; encoded by the coding sequence ATGAATAAAATGTTACTGAAATCAGCTTCAGTATTGACCACATGTCTTGTAGTGGGACCTATGATTGCTGGTACTGTAAGTGCTGCAAGTACAGGCGGAGATTACACGTCTAATGGCTATGTTAATTTTGAAGAAGGGGATAATACAGGGATTAGCCCAGTTGACCCATTAAATCCGACAGTTCCAGTAGGACCAACAAATCCTGATGGTACAGACCCAGCACCAGGGACAGGTGGCGCACTTTCTATTGACTTTGCCTCAAGTTTGAGCTTTGGTACACAGAAGATTTCATCTAATGATGCAACTTATTATGCCCATGCTCAATGGATTAGCAAAGATAAAGATGGAAACGATGTTGATATTACCCGTCCTAACTATGTCCAAGTAACAGACACACGCGGAACATGGGATGGTTGGACTCTAACTGTTGCCGAAAGTGACCAATTCCAAAATTCAGATGGAGATAAGTTGACTGGAGCAGAACTATCTTTCAGCAAAGGCTATACGGATGGTACCACAGCAGCAACACCAGGTTATGTTAATACCGACAGCTTTACAGTAGGGACAGCAGCAACTAAGATTTTAGGTGCAGGCACTAATCAAGGAATGGGAACTTGGGTTTATGGTCTTGGTGGCAACGCAGACTACCAAGAAAACGGAGGACCACATCTTGATAATGATGCAGTATCAACAGCATCACCAATTACTCTTAAAGTTATTGCAGGAACCAATAAAGCAACAGCTTACACAACTCAACTTAATTGGTCATTAACAAATGCTCCAGGGAACTAA
- a CDS encoding WxL domain-containing protein encodes MNKLVLKSSALLATLLIAGPVLISTAGAATTTGGDYTSSANLTLQAGTGPVDPLDPTDPTNPVTPVDPGTPGASGNLTVDYGSTLYFGTQSISTQAQTYYAHPDMVVDKDDVTKIVPNYAQVTDQSGDLAGWTLTLTQASDLHLTSGSSSDAGYALTGAQINFNGGTIVGGNGITAGTPSDVVSSGSLTPGVATKLVSAAENEGAGTWLYNFGDVDAYDAASVDTANTSDQSKVATKSAISLTVPAGLVEKAAPYTTDLYWSLQAVPGNDWSGNTSAVTQ; translated from the coding sequence ATGAACAAATTAGTATTAAAATCTTCAGCACTATTAGCAACACTTTTAATTGCAGGACCAGTGCTTATTTCTACCGCAGGTGCAGCAACGACTACTGGTGGTGACTATACTTCTAGTGCCAACCTTACTTTGCAAGCAGGAACAGGTCCAGTAGACCCTCTTGATCCCACTGATCCAACCAATCCAGTGACTCCCGTAGATCCAGGAACCCCAGGAGCATCAGGTAACTTGACAGTTGACTATGGTTCAACCCTTTACTTCGGTACACAATCAATCTCTACACAAGCACAAACTTATTATGCTCACCCTGACATGGTAGTAGATAAAGACGACGTTACTAAAATTGTACCCAACTATGCGCAAGTGACTGACCAATCAGGAGATTTGGCTGGATGGACTCTGACCTTGACTCAAGCCTCAGATCTTCACTTGACATCTGGTAGTTCTTCAGATGCAGGCTATGCACTTACTGGAGCACAAATTAACTTCAACGGTGGAACAATTGTAGGTGGGAATGGAATTACCGCAGGTACACCAAGTGATGTTGTAAGCTCAGGCTCACTCACACCAGGTGTAGCGACTAAACTTGTTTCAGCAGCTGAAAATGAAGGGGCAGGAACCTGGCTTTACAACTTTGGTGATGTAGATGCATATGATGCAGCATCAGTAGATACTGCAAACACGTCAGATCAATCTAAAGTTGCGACAAAATCAGCAATTAGTTTAACAGTTCCAGCAGGTTTGGTAGAAAAAGCAGCGCCTTATACAACAGATTTATATTGGAGTCTCCAAGCAGTACCAGGCAATGATTGGTCAGGTAACACATCTGCAGTAACTCAATAA
- a CDS encoding LPXTG cell wall anchor domain-containing protein, with the protein MNKKNLFALLVLLLMMPTVYAHAAETKYNTQGRVGFTGVWKTPPSSSGENVPPAESKPTLPKEQSILPKTGDATNSSVITSFAGMILLFLITVYKKYRRREAI; encoded by the coding sequence ATGAACAAAAAAAATTTATTTGCTTTGCTTGTGTTGCTTTTAATGATGCCTACAGTTTACGCTCACGCAGCCGAAACAAAGTATAACACGCAAGGCCGTGTAGGGTTTACAGGTGTTTGGAAAACGCCCCCGTCATCTAGTGGTGAGAATGTTCCTCCTGCGGAATCTAAACCCACTCTTCCTAAGGAGCAAAGTATTCTTCCAAAAACGGGAGATGCAACAAATTCTTCAGTTATAACGAGTTTTGCAGGAATGATTCTTTTATTCCTCATTACAGTTTATAAAAAGTATAGAAGGAGGGAAGCCATATAG
- a CDS encoding MurR/RpiR family transcriptional regulator — MLNFDDRVQNIKYKMTLNEEELTDYIKKNIQSVSQMKIVTLANELCIAPNTITRFCTKLGYENFSELKLCLKYETEDNISKGQRYILNKNFDLIDTVREKKVADMMAKARAVNFYALEQTGLLLKVSVNNFYVWESKFQIFEYQNEIETRIKLNSDEIFFFVSLTGENQYIIELAKHAKNNNHKVISLTDLSDNTLSKISDVSLYCYTKNHKINDYDVTDKTPIMIIMYSLFLTFCKI, encoded by the coding sequence ATGCTTAATTTCGATGATAGAGTACAAAACATAAAATACAAAATGACGCTTAACGAAGAAGAACTAACAGACTATATAAAAAAGAATATACAATCTGTTTCTCAAATGAAGATCGTTACACTAGCAAATGAATTATGCATCGCTCCAAATACAATTACCAGATTTTGTACTAAACTAGGTTATGAAAATTTTTCAGAATTAAAATTATGTCTGAAATATGAAACAGAGGATAATATATCAAAGGGACAAAGGTATATCTTAAACAAAAATTTTGATTTGATTGACACAGTTCGAGAAAAGAAAGTTGCGGATATGATGGCAAAAGCACGGGCAGTCAACTTTTATGCCTTAGAACAAACTGGACTACTACTGAAGGTCAGTGTAAACAATTTTTATGTTTGGGAAAGTAAATTTCAAATTTTTGAATATCAAAATGAAATCGAAACACGAATAAAGTTGAACTCTGATGAAATATTTTTTTTCGTATCACTTACAGGTGAAAATCAATATATTATTGAACTTGCTAAACATGCAAAAAACAACAATCACAAGGTTATAAGTTTGACAGATTTATCTGATAATACTTTATCTAAAATTTCAGATGTTTCCCTATACTGTTATACGAAAAATCATAAGATAAATGATTATGATGTAACAGATAAAACCCCAATTATGATTATTATGTATTCTCTCTTTTTAACTTTTTGTAAAATATAA
- a CDS encoding GMP reductase, whose protein sequence is MNSLNSVFDYEDIQLIPNKCVINSRSEADTSVTLGKFTFKLPVVPANMQTIIDDKIAEMLAKEGYFYIMHRFEAENRLAFIKKMHGQGLIASISVGVKAEEHAFIREMSAQAVIPEYITIDIAHGHAESVIKTIQLIKRLMPQSFVIAGNVGTPEAVRELENAGADATKVGIGPGKVCITKVKTGFGTGGWQLAAVRWCAKAASKPIIADGGIRTNGDIAKSVRMGATMVMIGSLFAAHEESPGKTVEKDGQLFKEYFGSASEYQKGKHKNVEGKKILLPHKGSLTATLKEMQEDLQSSISYAGGRDLSALTKVDYVVVKNSIWNGDTI, encoded by the coding sequence ATGAATAGTTTAAATTCAGTATTTGATTACGAAGATATTCAGCTTATTCCGAACAAATGTGTCATCAACAGTCGTTCAGAAGCTGATACATCTGTAACTCTTGGTAAATTTACTTTCAAACTTCCTGTAGTACCTGCGAATATGCAAACAATTATTGATGATAAAATAGCGGAAATGTTAGCAAAAGAGGGCTATTTTTACATCATGCACCGTTTTGAAGCAGAAAATCGTTTAGCATTCATCAAAAAAATGCATGGACAAGGGCTCATTGCCTCAATTTCAGTTGGTGTGAAAGCAGAAGAACACGCATTTATTCGTGAAATGTCAGCACAAGCAGTGATTCCAGAATACATCACGATTGATATTGCGCATGGTCATGCCGAGAGTGTCATCAAAACAATTCAACTCATTAAACGCCTGATGCCTCAATCTTTTGTCATTGCTGGAAATGTTGGTACACCAGAGGCTGTACGTGAACTCGAAAATGCAGGGGCAGATGCGACCAAAGTTGGAATTGGCCCAGGTAAAGTTTGTATCACAAAAGTCAAAACAGGTTTTGGTACAGGAGGCTGGCAACTTGCTGCGGTAAGATGGTGTGCAAAAGCTGCAAGCAAGCCAATTATTGCAGATGGAGGAATTCGCACAAATGGAGATATTGCAAAATCAGTTCGTATGGGAGCAACGATGGTGATGATTGGTTCTCTCTTTGCCGCTCATGAAGAGTCTCCAGGAAAAACAGTAGAAAAAGATGGTCAGCTTTTCAAAGAATACTTTGGTTCAGCTTCTGAATATCAAAAAGGCAAACACAAAAATGTTGAAGGAAAGAAAATTTTGTTGCCACACAAAGGTTCGCTCACAGCTACTCTGAAAGAAATGCAAGAAGACTTACAAAGTTCGATTTCTTATGCTGGTGGACGAGATTTGTCGGCGCTTACAAAAGTGGATTATGTTGTAGTCAAAAATTCGATTTGGAATGGTGATACGATTTAA
- a CDS encoding TIGR01906 family membrane protein, translating to MRDKFIFGLSVLWIIALSVTLTIILSIPLFALEMSWYHLADLAQMSAMRLWHNFLVLMNYLLNPFIGQLHMPDFPSSASGLEHFAEVKMLFMLTLGLTIVLIPAFIIFVKENLSLFFHNGLRIVMGLPIVAGLFALLIGFDQFFVIFHEVLFRDNSWLFDPSTDPIINVLPEQFFMHTFLIFILIYELLFFIIYRRGFNFRKK from the coding sequence ATGCGAGATAAATTTATTTTTGGGCTAAGTGTGTTATGGATTATTGCCCTGTCAGTTACATTAACGATTATCCTCTCAATTCCGTTATTTGCCTTAGAAATGTCATGGTATCACCTTGCTGATTTGGCGCAAATGTCGGCCATGCGCTTGTGGCATAATTTTCTTGTGCTGATGAATTATCTACTCAATCCATTTATTGGTCAGCTCCATATGCCCGATTTTCCTTCATCAGCAAGCGGTCTTGAGCATTTTGCAGAAGTCAAAATGTTGTTTATGCTGACGCTAGGTTTGACAATTGTATTGATTCCAGCTTTTATCATTTTTGTAAAAGAAAATCTCTCACTCTTTTTCCACAATGGTTTGAGAATTGTCATGGGCTTACCTATTGTTGCTGGACTATTTGCTCTGCTCATTGGTTTTGACCAGTTTTTTGTCATTTTTCACGAAGTCCTATTTCGTGATAATAGTTGGTTATTTGATCCCTCAACTGACCCGATTATCAATGTTTTGCCAGAACAATTTTTTATGCATACTTTTTTGATTTTCATTCTTATTTATGAACTTTTATTCTTTATTATCTATCGACGAGGATTTAATTTCAGAAAAAAATAG
- a CDS encoding TIGR01457 family HAD-type hydrolase, with translation MTNKKYKGYLIDLDGTIYLGNERIPAGENFIHRLQAAEIPYLLLTNNTTKTPRVVQKRLHDKFNIDTALSSIYTASLATVDYMNDLGLEKTVYIIGEDGLKEAIYEAGYKKERENPAYVVVALDTDLTYEMLVLATLAIHNGATFIGTNPDLNLPSERGLTPGAGALIKMIEAATRVKATIIGKPEAIITEKAVSKLGFEKSDILMVGDNYLTDIRTGINNGIDSLLVTTGFTKAKEVPELPIAPTYVVSSLDEWDV, from the coding sequence ATGACAAATAAAAAGTATAAAGGTTATTTGATCGACCTTGATGGCACAATTTATCTTGGTAATGAACGAATTCCTGCTGGTGAAAATTTTATTCATCGTTTGCAAGCGGCGGAAATTCCTTATCTTCTGTTGACAAATAACACGACAAAAACACCTCGAGTTGTTCAAAAACGACTGCATGATAAGTTTAATATTGACACAGCTCTTTCAAGTATTTATACAGCAAGTCTTGCAACGGTTGATTACATGAATGATTTGGGACTGGAAAAAACGGTTTATATCATTGGTGAAGATGGTTTAAAAGAAGCAATTTATGAGGCGGGATATAAAAAAGAACGTGAAAATCCTGCCTATGTCGTTGTTGCGCTTGATACAGATTTGACCTATGAGATGTTGGTTTTAGCAACGCTTGCCATTCATAATGGAGCGACATTTATCGGGACAAATCCTGACTTGAATTTGCCAAGTGAGCGAGGTTTGACGCCTGGAGCAGGAGCTTTGATTAAGATGATTGAAGCTGCCACACGTGTTAAAGCAACTATTATCGGAAAACCAGAAGCAATCATTACCGAAAAAGCGGTCAGCAAATTAGGATTTGAAAAATCAGATATTCTGATGGTGGGCGATAATTATTTGACAGATATTCGGACAGGGATTAACAATGGTATTGATAGTTTGCTTGTTACGACAGGTTTTACAAAAGCTAAAGAAGTGCCAGAACTTCCAATTGCGCCAACCTATGTTGTTTCAAGTCTTGATGAATGGGACGTTTGA
- a CDS encoding acyl-ACP thioesterase domain-containing protein codes for MGLKYQQNYRVPFYESDAFKKMRISSILAVALQISGEQSTLLGRSDVWVSERFNLFWAVIEYEVEITRLPEFNEQIIIETEATSYNKFFCYRNFYFKDEAGNQLVEIHSTWVLMSKNSRKIERVLDEIVAPYDSEKISKILRPHKFNKLEHFEQYEQVVYPVRFSALDMNGHVNNAKYYDWAADMVDFDFRKSHQPAKLFIKYNHEVLYGEKIQALMSWEGLVSHHNFNGGSTQIEIHWSEVTDKDSLVRSY; via the coding sequence ATGGGTTTAAAATATCAACAAAACTATCGCGTCCCTTTCTATGAAAGTGATGCTTTTAAGAAAATGAGAATTTCAAGCATTCTTGCCGTAGCTTTACAAATTTCTGGTGAGCAATCGACATTGCTTGGACGTTCGGACGTTTGGGTGAGTGAACGATTCAATCTTTTTTGGGCTGTGATTGAATATGAAGTCGAGATTACAAGGCTACCAGAGTTCAATGAGCAAATCATAATTGAAACAGAAGCTACAAGTTACAATAAGTTTTTTTGCTATCGAAATTTTTATTTTAAAGATGAAGCAGGTAATCAACTAGTTGAGATTCATTCAACATGGGTTTTGATGAGTAAAAATTCCCGCAAAATTGAAAGGGTGTTAGATGAAATCGTTGCTCCGTATGACTCGGAGAAGATTTCTAAAATTTTACGTCCTCATAAGTTTAACAAGCTGGAGCATTTTGAGCAATACGAGCAGGTAGTTTACCCTGTACGATTTTCCGCTCTTGATATGAATGGCCATGTCAATAATGCTAAATATTATGATTGGGCGGCGGATATGGTTGATTTTGATTTTCGGAAATCACACCAGCCAGCAAAATTATTTATTAAATATAATCATGAGGTACTCTATGGTGAGAAAATTCAAGCACTGATGAGCTGGGAGGGATTAGTAAGTCACCATAATTTTAATGGTGGGAGCACGCAAATCGAGATTCATTGGTCAGAAGTTACTGACAAAGATTCATTGGTCAGAAGTTACTGA
- a CDS encoding deoxycytidylate deaminase, whose product MTEKFTRPSKDEYFKEIVQVVAKRSTCTHAQVGALLVSPSGQLLSTGYNGAVSGMPHCTDVGCTEDKYGHCVATVHAEQNAIAQAAKHGVSPEGAILYTTLFPCLACLKLVVAAGVKEIKYIEEYHAKDPYEEFLLDTLSIECQQI is encoded by the coding sequence ATGACTGAAAAATTTACTAGACCAAGTAAAGACGAGTATTTTAAGGAAATCGTGCAAGTTGTTGCTAAACGTTCGACTTGTACTCATGCGCAAGTTGGGGCGCTTTTGGTGAGTCCGAGTGGGCAGTTGCTTTCAACAGGGTACAATGGTGCGGTGTCTGGGATGCCACACTGCACAGATGTTGGTTGCACAGAAGATAAATATGGACATTGTGTTGCGACAGTTCATGCAGAGCAAAATGCAATTGCACAAGCGGCAAAGCATGGTGTTTCACCCGAAGGAGCAATTTTGTATACTACACTTTTTCCTTGTCTGGCCTGTTTAAAACTCGTGGTTGCGGCTGGTGTAAAGGAAATCAAATATATTGAAGAATATCATGCCAAGGACCCTTACGAAGAATTTTTACTTGACACTTTGTCAATTGAATGTCAACAAATTTGA
- a CDS encoding ABC transporter ATP-binding protein: MTEAIIEFKGVGLSYGDKKVVQGLDFKIENGEIFVLVGPSGGGKTSTLKMINALVVPTDGNIYFSGKRIKDYDLQNLRLKIGYVLQQIALFPNMTVQQNIELIPELRGWDKAKRHERADYLLDKVGLEADKYRGRYPHELSGGEQQRIGILRAIAAEPDLILMDEPFSALDPISRTALQDLILDIHRELGTTIVFVTHDMNEALKVGTRIAVVTDGTIAQLDTPEAIKNNPATDFVKSFFGAANLTQKHTLRDVLSKIHLVSTDQPAKVTLSVLTELSAAYEPLVRTDSIAIFDENEQFLGNLTREKVFEFLSVTQ; encoded by the coding sequence ATGACAGAAGCAATTATCGAATTTAAAGGTGTTGGGCTTTCTTATGGCGACAAAAAAGTCGTACAAGGGCTTGATTTTAAGATTGAAAATGGCGAAATTTTTGTCCTCGTAGGGCCATCAGGTGGTGGGAAGACCAGCACGCTCAAAATGATTAACGCGCTGGTCGTTCCGACAGATGGAAATATTTATTTTTCAGGGAAACGTATCAAAGATTATGATTTGCAAAATTTGCGTCTGAAGATTGGTTATGTCTTGCAACAAATCGCTTTATTTCCCAATATGACGGTGCAGCAAAATATTGAGCTGATTCCAGAGTTACGCGGTTGGGACAAGGCAAAACGTCACGAGCGGGCCGATTATTTGCTTGATAAAGTCGGCTTAGAGGCGGATAAATATCGAGGACGTTATCCGCATGAGCTTTCTGGTGGTGAGCAGCAGCGGATTGGCATTCTGCGTGCGATTGCAGCGGAGCCTGATTTGATTTTGATGGACGAGCCTTTTTCAGCGCTTGATCCGATTTCGAGGACGGCATTGCAGGATTTAATTCTTGATATTCACAGAGAGCTTGGTACCACGATTGTCTTTGTGACACACGACATGAATGAAGCGCTAAAAGTTGGCACACGGATTGCTGTGGTCACAGACGGCACGATTGCCCAGCTCGACACACCCGAAGCCATCAAAAATAATCCAGCGACAGACTTTGTCAAATCATTCTTTGGGGCAGCGAATTTGACTCAAAAGCACACTCTGCGTGATGTATTGAGCAAAATCCATCTTGTCAGTACTGACCAACCTGCAAAAGTAACTCTGTCAGTATTGACAGAGTTGTCAGCGGCTTATGAACCTCTTGTCAGAACTGACAGCATCGCCATTTTTGACGAAAATGAGCAATTTCTTGGAAATTTGACACGTGAGAAGGTTTTTGAATTTCTGTCAGTGACACAATAG
- a CDS encoding ABC transporter permease/substrate-binding protein, translating into MNQFLQTISQQKGEILQAIFEHLSMSLLALLIAVFIAIPLAILVAHRRRAAGILLQVTGVFQTIPSLAILGLLIPFVGIGTVPTIIALIVYALLPIFQNTYVGLAEIDPALLEAADAFGMKRYQRLIRVELPLALPVIISGIRTALVFIIGTATLGGLIGAGGLGTFIMSGLTNYNYNLVLIGALGSALLAIVFSSLLGYLSKRRPRVAIGILVLLALVIGGVNLAQSGLFDSSSKSKENIVISGKLGTEPNILDNIYAGLIKEYDPNVKVTLKENLGNTTFLFSALKDGKVDIYPEFTGTVLESLVKTPKSIADKDLSANETYENGKKLLSEQFDMTYSKPSEFQDTYAIAVKTSFAKKYHLKTIADLAKVEDTAKVAFDAEFMARTDGFAGLKSTYGLDFSKVSTVDNSLAYPAINSGKADIIDVYSTDSGIKRYGLTVLTDSKHLFPKYQAAPLMKTSFADKNPEIVNILNKLNGKLTDEQMRTMNYQVDVQHKTAQEVARQFLKSEGLVK; encoded by the coding sequence ATGAATCAATTTTTACAAACAATATCACAGCAAAAAGGGGAGATTTTACAGGCCATTTTTGAGCATTTGTCAATGTCTTTACTTGCCTTATTGATTGCTGTATTTATTGCTATTCCTTTGGCGATTTTAGTGGCGCATAGGCGACGCGCGGCTGGGATTTTACTTCAGGTGACGGGTGTTTTTCAGACCATTCCTTCACTTGCTATTTTGGGACTTTTGATTCCTTTTGTGGGGATTGGGACAGTGCCTACGATTATTGCGCTGATTGTTTATGCGCTCTTGCCTATTTTTCAAAATACTTATGTTGGGCTGGCGGAGATTGATCCAGCGCTTCTGGAGGCGGCAGATGCTTTTGGTATGAAGCGTTATCAGCGCTTGATTCGTGTTGAGCTGCCTCTGGCCTTGCCAGTGATTATTTCTGGTATTCGCACGGCACTTGTCTTTATCATAGGTACTGCCACACTTGGGGGTTTGATTGGCGCTGGCGGCCTTGGAACTTTTATCATGTCTGGGCTGACCAATTATAATTATAATCTTGTTTTGATTGGAGCGCTTGGCTCTGCGCTTTTGGCGATTGTATTTTCCAGCCTTTTAGGCTATTTGTCGAAGCGTCGTCCGCGTGTTGCGATTGGAATTTTAGTCTTGCTTGCTTTGGTGATTGGCGGGGTTAATTTGGCACAATCAGGTCTATTTGATTCTTCTTCAAAGTCGAAAGAAAACATCGTGATTTCTGGAAAATTAGGAACAGAACCTAATATTTTAGATAATATTTACGCTGGTTTGATTAAGGAATATGACCCTAATGTCAAGGTCACTTTGAAAGAAAATTTGGGAAATACGACTTTCCTGTTTAGTGCTTTAAAAGACGGAAAAGTTGATATTTATCCTGAATTTACAGGAACGGTGCTTGAATCTTTGGTCAAAACACCAAAATCAATCGCTGACAAAGATCTGTCAGCAAATGAAACTTATGAAAATGGTAAAAAGTTACTGTCAGAGCAGTTTGATATGACTTATTCAAAACCGTCAGAATTTCAAGATACTTATGCGATTGCTGTCAAAACATCATTTGCCAAAAAATATCATCTCAAAACGATTGCCGATTTGGCAAAGGTTGAAGATACAGCAAAAGTCGCTTTTGATGCAGAATTTATGGCACGAACTGATGGATTTGCCGGTCTAAAATCAACTTATGGCTTAGATTTTAGCAAAGTTTCAACGGTGGATAATTCGCTTGCCTATCCTGCGATAAATTCTGGTAAGGCAGATATTATTGATGTCTATTCAACGGATTCAGGGATTAAGCGTTATGGCTTGACTGTGCTGACAGATAGCAAACATCTCTTTCCAAAATATCAGGCTGCACCACTCATGAAAACGAGTTTTGCGGATAAAAACCCAGAGATTGTCAATATTTTAAATAAGTTGAATGGAAAATTGACCGATGAACAAATGAGAACGATGAATTATCAGGTCGATGTTCAGCACAAGACAGCGCAAGAAGTTGCCAGGCAATTTTTGAAATCGGAAGGATTGGTGAAATAA